In the Blastocatellia bacterium genome, one interval contains:
- a CDS encoding sigma-54-dependent Fis family transcriptional regulator: protein MSKETNNFIGLEAFLENNSELRDTTYIDPSTLIASYSQLQLIYGFGRALCSETKLDKIPVATVEALVKIINLERCFIAILNEKNSLEPIIKYNIDLPEKFENWPVSKSVINRVIKDGMPLLLVDTLKDKNSHQSMYLNQISTIMCVPLGIKGSVKGVIYADSKRVADKFSKTDLLFLIALSHYVYLSLINSTQINSKNWSDNTIYQNVLINEMLSVGLVGRSKLLQQAYQRLKRVADKELPVLIYGETGTGKELFAQAAHKLNANRSKKIFLSINIAALSETIIESELFGHEKGAFSGATQTKLGKLELANGGTLFLDEVAEIPLKTQAKLLRVLENGYFERVGGLKTLHTNIRLVSATNKNLEELIKKGEFRADLYYRLKGLSIVLPALRERAEDIPEIIKYYLSTMNSAKSFSQTALIHLQSYSWPGNVRQLLRLVEELDATCENALIDSSDLPHYLLSNEDRLSFNNDLIADNFLPLNELVSQVECSYIKQALDLAKGNNDKAIELLGISRAKFFDRKKVYGL from the coding sequence ATGAGCAAAGAGACAAATAATTTTATTGGTTTAGAAGCATTTTTAGAAAATAATTCTGAACTACGTGATACTACTTATATTGACCCAAGCACATTGATTGCTAGTTATAGTCAGTTACAACTAATTTATGGTTTTGGTCGTGCGCTTTGTTCAGAAACTAAATTAGACAAAATTCCTGTCGCAACAGTAGAGGCTCTAGTAAAAATAATTAATTTAGAGCGATGTTTTATTGCTATTTTGAATGAAAAGAACAGCTTAGAACCTATCATTAAATATAATATTGATCTTCCAGAAAAATTTGAAAATTGGCCCGTAAGTAAAAGTGTAATAAATAGAGTAATTAAAGATGGAATGCCTCTATTATTAGTTGATACATTAAAAGACAAAAATTCCCACCAAAGTATGTACTTAAATCAAATTAGCACAATAATGTGTGTTCCTTTAGGCATAAAAGGATCTGTTAAAGGTGTAATTTATGCTGATAGTAAGCGAGTTGCAGATAAATTTTCTAAAACGGATCTTCTTTTCCTGATTGCTTTAAGTCATTATGTGTATTTGAGTTTAATTAATTCAACACAAATAAATAGTAAAAATTGGTCTGATAACACGATATATCAAAACGTTTTAATAAATGAAATGCTATCAGTAGGCTTGGTAGGCAGATCAAAGTTATTACAACAAGCTTATCAACGATTAAAAAGAGTTGCTGACAAAGAGTTGCCAGTTTTAATTTATGGTGAAACAGGAACAGGAAAAGAACTTTTTGCACAAGCAGCACATAAACTTAATGCTAATCGTAGTAAAAAAATTTTTCTTAGCATTAATATTGCGGCACTGTCAGAAACTATTATTGAGTCGGAACTTTTTGGACATGAAAAAGGGGCATTTTCTGGCGCAACTCAAACTAAATTAGGTAAGTTAGAGTTAGCTAATGGGGGGACACTTTTTCTTGATGAAGTTGCAGAAATTCCATTAAAAACACAAGCTAAACTGCTTAGAGTATTGGAAAATGGATATTTTGAAAGGGTTGGAGGATTAAAAACTTTACATACAAATATCAGACTAGTTTCCGCTACTAATAAAAACCTAGAAGAATTAATTAAAAAAGGGGAGTTTCGAGCAGATCTTTATTATAGATTAAAAGGATTATCTATTGTTCTACCTGCTTTAAGGGAACGAGCAGAAGATATTCCAGAGATTATAAAATATTATCTTAGTACAATGAACTCAGCAAAAAGCTTTAGTCAAACTGCCTTAATTCATCTGCAAAGTTATTCTTGGCCTGGTAATGTCAGACAGTTATTAAGATTGGTTGAAGAGTTGGACGCAACTTGTGAAAATGCACTGATAGATTCTAGCGACCTACCACATTATTTATTAAGTAATGAGGATAGGTTAAGCTTTAATAATGACTTAATAGCAGATAACTTTTTACCCCTCAATGAGTTAGTTTCTCAAGTTGAATGTAGTTATATTAAACAAGCTTTAGATTTAGCTAAAGGAAATAATGATAAAGCAATAGAACTGTTAGGGATTTCAAGGGCTAAATTTTTTGATCGTAAAAAAGTTTATGGACTTTAG
- a CDS encoding proline dehydrogenase family protein, with protein sequence MITKDALLYLSKQESLKNVLTNISLFKKITDRFVAGETIEEAAVAVKELNKLNISVTFDHLGEAIKSEAEAEAEVVEYGKILSKIDKDGLNSNVSLKPTQLGLAIDPELGLRNIKRVVEKARAYNNFVRIDMEDTPYTTATIDMFKKLRQEYDNVGIVIQAYLYRSKEDIQDLLKCNARIRLCKGAYDEPATVAFPKKIDTDKNYHEKFLLRINKWK encoded by the coding sequence ATGATTACCAAAGATGCTCTTTTATATTTATCTAAACAAGAAAGCCTAAAAAATGTCTTAACTAATATTAGTTTATTTAAAAAAATTACAGATCGCTTTGTTGCTGGTGAAACTATTGAAGAAGCTGCTGTAGCTGTAAAAGAACTTAATAAACTTAATATTAGTGTTACTTTTGACCATTTAGGAGAAGCTATCAAAAGTGAAGCAGAAGCAGAAGCAGAAGTTGTTGAATATGGAAAAATCTTAAGTAAAATTGATAAAGACGGACTAAACTCTAATGTTTCCCTTAAACCTACTCAATTAGGGTTAGCAATAGATCCTGAGCTAGGGCTACGTAATATCAAACGAGTGGTAGAAAAAGCTAGAGCTTATAATAATTTTGTCCGCATAGATATGGAAGATACACCCTACACGACAGCTACTATTGATATGTTTAAAAAGCTGCGACAAGAATATGACAATGTAGGCATAGTTATCCAAGCTTATCTTTATCGTAGTAAGGAAGATATTCAAGATTTACTAAAATGCAATGCTAGAATTAGATTATGTAAAGGTGCTTATGATGAGCCAGCTACAGTAGCGTTTCCTAAAAAGATAGACACAGACAAAAATTATCATGAAAAATTTCTTCTTAGGATAAACAAGTGGAAATAA
- a CDS encoding enoyl-CoA hydratase/isomerase family protein — MTPIEPNLLVSQPTNDERIFVVTLNRAALRNTLSIETLKELTKTFKQLSQNNIATLIVLRGLGEAFAAGANIKELLALTPHIAVDFSLLGGNLFRTICNAPQLVIAAIDGYCMGGGLDLALSCDLRYASKQAIFAHPGANIGIITGFGGTYRLPKLIGMQKATELFATADRINALQALDCGLIQDFADNSTAYELALEKALDIVQLGKDHISKVKKLTRLASDLKEPQANLLLNRYHKLISSK; from the coding sequence ATGACACCTATTGAACCTAACCTACTAGTTTCACAACCTACCAATGATGAGAGAATCTTTGTAGTAACGCTTAATCGTGCTGCACTTCGTAATACATTAAGTATTGAAACTCTAAAAGAACTTACAAAAACATTTAAGCAACTTAGTCAAAATAATATTGCAACTCTAATCGTGTTACGCGGTTTAGGAGAAGCCTTTGCCGCAGGAGCTAACATTAAGGAATTACTGGCTTTAACACCTCACATAGCAGTAGATTTTTCCCTTTTAGGTGGAAACCTTTTTCGTACAATTTGTAACGCTCCTCAACTAGTAATTGCTGCAATAGATGGTTATTGTATGGGAGGAGGTTTAGATTTAGCCTTGTCTTGTGATTTGCGCTATGCTTCTAAACAAGCAATATTTGCTCATCCTGGGGCTAATATTGGGATTATTACAGGTTTTGGAGGAACTTACCGTTTACCCAAATTAATTGGAATGCAAAAAGCAACAGAGTTATTTGCAACGGCTGATCGGATCAATGCTTTACAAGCTTTGGACTGTGGACTAATTCAAGATTTTGCTGATAACTCTACAGCTTATGAATTAGCCTTAGAAAAAGCTTTAGATATTGTTCAATTAGGAAAAGATCATATTAGTAAGGTCAAAAAATTAACTCGTTTAGCAAGCGATCTCAAAGAGCCACAAGCTAATTTGCTGCTTAATCGTTACCACAAATTAATTAGCTCAAAATAA
- a CDS encoding response regulator → MSRILVVDDEDEVRLAAQLSLEAGGHEVTEVNGAIAAMKLLKENSYFDLIVCDVMMPGIGGLEFCQLVRLDPELKEIPFIFLSGKREDIERLAGIKVGADDYLGKPFAVQELLLRVNHVLLRHKQASSGTQLPNSNPLLQLSLPQFIEMVVFHALSGKLTTSSRPNDEGVIFFENGHAVHAEFKNLIGEAAVREIMQSPLLCFSFQAEEITDQITMAMDISRAIKQN, encoded by the coding sequence ATGTCAAGAATTTTAGTAGTAGATGATGAAGATGAGGTGAGGTTAGCAGCACAACTTTCTTTAGAAGCAGGCGGACATGAAGTAACAGAAGTAAATGGTGCTATTGCTGCAATGAAGTTACTAAAAGAAAACAGCTATTTTGATTTAATTGTTTGCGATGTCATGATGCCTGGGATAGGTGGTTTAGAATTTTGTCAATTAGTCCGCCTTGATCCTGAATTAAAAGAAATTCCTTTTATCTTTCTTAGTGGCAAACGTGAGGATATAGAACGTTTAGCAGGTATCAAAGTAGGAGCCGACGACTATTTAGGCAAGCCTTTTGCGGTTCAGGAACTTCTTCTTAGAGTAAACCATGTTTTGCTACGTCATAAACAAGCATCTTCAGGAACACAACTACCTAATTCTAACCCTTTGTTGCAACTTAGTTTACCGCAATTTATTGAAATGGTTGTATTTCATGCTTTAAGCGGCAAGCTAACCACCAGTTCCCGCCCTAATGATGAAGGGGTTATCTTTTTTGAAAATGGGCATGCAGTGCATGCAGAATTTAAGAATTTAATAGGAGAAGCTGCTGTAAGAGAAATTATGCAATCTCCTTTGCTTTGCTTTTCTTTCCAGGCTGAAGAAATAACAGATCAAATAACTATGGCTATGGATATTAGCCGAGCAATTAAGCAAAATTAA
- a CDS encoding methylmalonyl-CoA mutase family protein, with translation METLPYQSQNKIRIVTAAALFDGHDAAINIMRRIMQSSGAEVIHLGHDRSVQDVVNCAIQEDANAIAITSYQGGHVEYFKYMYDLLKERGCGHIKIFGGGGGVILPNEIEELHKYGIARIYSPDDGRALGLQGMINDLLRKSDFATVASLNGEVTHIKDKSHKSIAKLISAAENRYEESITELKQVREIAVAAKVPVLGITGPGGSGKSSLVDELVRRFLIDFPNKQIAIISVDPSKRRTGGALLGDRIRMNSISNSRVFMRSMATRQSNLALSKHVKDAVDILKAASYDLVILETAGIGQSDTEITEHSDVCLYVMTPEYGAATQLEKIDMIEFADIIALNKFDKRGALDALRDVKKQYKRNHNLWDISDEKIPVYGTIAAQFNDPGMNTLYKAVMDKLVEKTSADLRLKSTITTGTSEKIFIIPPSRTRYLSEITENNRNYDKKALLQSEIAEKLYSIKNTISVIKENKVADKELLVKALEEQYAQIELDLDGHNKKLLDTWQQRKRLYQDEYYIFKVRDKEIKIKTHHTSLSHTQIPKVAVPKFRSWGDILKWSLQENFPGEFPYTAGIYPFKREGEDPTRMFAGEGGPERTNKRFHYVSKGLPAARLSTAFDSVTLYGNDPDYRPDIYGKVGNSGVSVCCLDDAKKLYSGFNLADPKTSVSMTINGPAAIITAFFMNAAIDQQCELYIKANNLEKEVEQKIDEIYKAKGVVRPKYNGSLPDGNDGLGLMLLGVSGDMVLPKEVYEKIKAKTLSQVRGTVQADILKEDQAQNTCIFSTEFSLKLMGDVQQYFIDHNVRNFYSVSISGYHIAEAGANPISQLAFTLANGFTFIEYYLSRGMDIDSFAPNLSFFFSNGIDPEYSVIGRVSRRIWAKAMKHKYNANERSQMLKYHIQTSGRSLHAQEIDFNDIRTTLQALYAIYDNCNSLHTNAYDEAITTPTEESVRRAMAIQLIINRELGLAKNENPLQGSFIIEELTDLVEEAVLSEFDRISERGGVLGSMETMYQRSKIQEESLYYETLKHTGEYPIIGVNTFLSSKGSPTIIPEEVIRSTKEEKEFQISTVENLWKASGEKGQQMLKELQETAIRNGNIFNTLMETVKYCSLGQITKALFEVGGQYRRNM, from the coding sequence ATGGAAACACTACCTTATCAATCACAAAATAAAATACGAATAGTTACAGCCGCCGCCCTTTTTGATGGGCATGATGCAGCAATAAATATTATGCGGCGCATTATGCAAAGCAGCGGAGCAGAGGTAATTCATCTAGGACATGATCGCAGCGTACAAGACGTAGTAAATTGTGCTATTCAAGAAGACGCTAATGCTATAGCTATAACTAGCTATCAAGGCGGGCATGTTGAATATTTTAAGTATATGTACGATCTGCTGAAAGAGCGTGGATGCGGTCATATAAAAATTTTTGGTGGTGGTGGAGGCGTAATTCTACCCAATGAAATAGAAGAATTACATAAATATGGGATTGCTCGAATTTATAGCCCTGATGATGGTCGGGCTTTAGGTTTGCAAGGCATGATAAATGATTTACTAAGAAAGTCAGACTTTGCAACTGTAGCCAGCTTAAATGGCGAAGTAACTCATATAAAAGATAAAAGTCATAAATCCATTGCTAAGCTTATTTCTGCGGCGGAAAACCGATATGAAGAAAGCATAACTGAACTTAAACAAGTGCGTGAAATAGCAGTAGCAGCAAAGGTTCCTGTCTTAGGTATAACTGGGCCTGGAGGCTCAGGTAAATCATCACTAGTAGACGAACTAGTTAGACGGTTTTTAATTGATTTTCCAAATAAGCAAATTGCTATTATTTCAGTTGATCCATCTAAACGCAGGACAGGAGGAGCGTTGCTTGGTGATCGTATACGAATGAATTCTATTTCAAATAGTCGAGTATTTATGCGTAGTATGGCAACACGTCAAAGCAATTTAGCACTTTCAAAACATGTAAAAGATGCTGTTGATATATTGAAGGCTGCTAGTTATGACTTAGTAATTTTAGAAACCGCTGGGATAGGACAAAGCGATACAGAAATTACTGAGCATAGCGATGTATGTTTATATGTGATGACTCCAGAATATGGAGCAGCGACTCAGTTGGAAAAGATTGATATGATTGAGTTTGCCGACATTATTGCATTAAATAAATTTGATAAACGAGGTGCATTAGATGCTCTTCGAGATGTAAAAAAGCAGTATAAACGCAATCATAACCTTTGGGACATATCAGACGAGAAAATACCTGTTTATGGAACGATTGCAGCACAGTTTAATGATCCTGGGATGAATACTTTATATAAAGCTGTTATGGACAAGTTAGTTGAAAAAACCAGTGCTGATTTAAGGTTAAAATCTACTATAACAACTGGAACAAGTGAAAAAATCTTTATAATTCCTCCAAGCCGAACACGCTATTTAAGCGAAATTACAGAAAATAACCGAAATTATGATAAAAAAGCATTGCTACAATCTGAAATTGCAGAAAAGTTATATAGTATAAAAAATACTATTTCTGTTATTAAGGAAAACAAAGTAGCAGATAAAGAGTTGTTAGTAAAAGCTTTAGAAGAACAGTATGCCCAAATTGAATTAGACCTTGATGGTCATAATAAAAAACTACTTGATACTTGGCAGCAGCGTAAAAGGCTTTATCAAGATGAATACTATATTTTTAAGGTAAGAGATAAAGAAATAAAAATAAAAACTCACCATACATCATTATCACATACACAAATTCCTAAAGTAGCAGTACCTAAATTTAGATCTTGGGGTGATATATTAAAATGGAGTTTACAGGAAAATTTCCCAGGAGAGTTTCCTTATACGGCTGGAATTTATCCATTTAAGCGAGAAGGTGAAGATCCAACCCGTATGTTTGCCGGTGAAGGAGGGCCAGAGCGTACCAACAAACGTTTCCATTATGTAAGTAAGGGTTTGCCTGCCGCGCGTTTAAGCACGGCGTTTGACAGTGTAACACTTTATGGAAATGACCCTGATTATCGTCCAGATATTTATGGCAAAGTTGGAAATTCTGGTGTAAGTGTGTGCTGTTTGGATGATGCTAAAAAGCTATATAGTGGCTTTAATTTAGCTGATCCTAAAACCTCTGTCAGTATGACAATCAATGGCCCGGCTGCAATTATTACAGCATTTTTTATGAATGCAGCTATTGATCAGCAATGTGAGTTATATATCAAAGCAAATAATCTTGAAAAAGAAGTAGAGCAAAAAATAGATGAGATATACAAAGCAAAAGGTGTAGTTCGTCCAAAATACAATGGCTCATTGCCTGATGGAAATGATGGTTTAGGCTTAATGTTACTTGGTGTTAGCGGTGATATGGTTTTACCAAAAGAAGTTTATGAAAAAATCAAGGCTAAGACTTTATCTCAGGTTCGTGGAACTGTTCAGGCTGATATATTAAAAGAAGATCAAGCACAAAATACTTGTATTTTTAGCACAGAATTTTCCCTTAAATTAATGGGGGACGTGCAACAATATTTTATTGATCACAATGTGCGTAATTTTTATTCAGTTTCAATAAGCGGTTATCATATTGCTGAAGCAGGAGCTAACCCTATATCACAACTTGCTTTTACCTTAGCAAATGGTTTTACTTTTATAGAATATTACCTAAGCAGAGGAATGGATATCGACAGTTTTGCACCAAATTTATCATTCTTTTTTAGCAATGGTATAGATCCCGAATATAGCGTTATTGGTAGAGTTTCTCGCCGTATTTGGGCTAAAGCAATGAAACATAAGTATAATGCTAATGAACGTTCACAAATGTTAAAATATCATATTCAAACTTCGGGCCGCTCATTACATGCTCAAGAAATTGATTTTAACGACATCCGAACAACTTTACAGGCACTTTATGCAATTTATGATAATTGTAATAGCCTTCATACAAATGCTTATGATGAAGCTATTACTACACCAACAGAGGAAAGCGTTAGACGTGCTATGGCAATACAGTTGATTATTAATCGTGAACTAGGGTTAGCTAAAAATGAGAACCCTTTGCAAGGTTCATTTATTATTGAAGAGTTAACGGATTTAGTTGAGGAGGCTGTATTAAGTGAATTTGATAGAATTAGTGAGCGTGGCGGCGTGTTAGGTTCAATGGAAACTATGTATCAGCGAAGTAAGATACAGGAAGAAAGTCTCTATTATGAAACACTAAAACACACTGGAGAATATCCAATAATTGGTGTAAATACCTTTTTATCTAGTAAAGGTTCGCCAACTATTATTCCTGAAGAAGTAATTCGCAGTACTAAAGAAGAAAAGGAATTTCAAATAAGTACAGTTGAAAATCTTTGGAAAGCTAGCGGTGAAAAAGGCCAGCAAATGCTTAAAGAGTTACAGGAAACAGCTATTAGAAATGGCAATATATTTAATACTCTAATGGAAACCGTTAAATATTGTTCTCTTGGACAAATCACTAAAGCATTATTTGAAGTTGGTGGGCAGTATAGAAGAAATATGTAG
- a CDS encoding zf-HC2 domain-containing protein, whose product MNGYKKECSRKEDLITYLYGECTPKEEKEFKLHLQECSSCKQEVGELGMLRQNLQAWNMQETPRVVLDLANERPRARSLKEILQELSSVLPAWFKFGTGFATACAGILLMLAVFNTQIRYDQNGFSFQVALFSSQTTTQSTNTSTNDEVTRALVAKVLSEKEAELNQALEAKRSQIETELKKQIDTLSGELSEKSNSQLSKASLELKRQHRAELEKALNQLQRQRNQDINTFEDDPFNLWGGVNEKVLQKAVENGYGSYPSGN is encoded by the coding sequence ATGAACGGCTATAAAAAAGAATGTTCACGTAAAGAAGATTTAATTACTTATCTTTATGGAGAATGCACGCCAAAGGAAGAAAAAGAGTTTAAGCTACATCTACAAGAATGTAGTAGCTGTAAACAAGAAGTTGGTGAACTTGGTATGCTGCGGCAAAATCTACAAGCCTGGAACATGCAAGAAACTCCTAGAGTCGTCTTAGATTTAGCTAATGAACGTCCTCGCGCTCGCTCATTAAAAGAAATTTTACAAGAACTTTCTAGCGTGCTACCTGCATGGTTTAAGTTTGGAACTGGTTTTGCGACGGCTTGCGCTGGTATTTTACTAATGCTAGCTGTTTTTAATACCCAAATTCGCTATGACCAAAATGGTTTTAGTTTCCAAGTTGCTTTATTTAGTAGCCAAACTACAACACAAAGCACTAATACTTCAACAAATGATGAAGTCACCCGCGCTTTAGTAGCAAAAGTTTTAAGTGAAAAAGAAGCAGAACTTAACCAAGCCCTAGAAGCAAAACGCTCACAAATAGAAACAGAACTCAAAAAACAAATAGACACCTTGTCAGGCGAGCTTTCAGAAAAAAGTAATTCTCAACTTTCAAAAGCTTCTTTAGAGCTAAAACGCCAACATCGTGCCGAACTTGAAAAAGCCTTAAATCAATTGCAACGCCAACGTAACCAAGATATTAATACTTTTGAAGATGATCCATTTAATCTTTGGGGTGGAGTTAATGAAAAAGTTTTACAAAAGGCTGTTGAAAACGGCTATGGATCCTATCCATCTGGAAATTAA
- a CDS encoding NADH oxidase, protein MTIKLSDKLTFACGIALPNRLVKSAMSEQLGDYSNKPTTELVRLYQRWADGGLGLSITGNVMIDRRALGEPCNVVVESEEDLAKLSEWAKVGKSKGGHIIMQINHPGRQSPTFVSSQPVAPSPVPVNVGRGMFAIPRALTEEEILNLIKRFANTARIAVKAGFSGVQIHAAHGYLISQFLSPLTNLRIDDWGGSAENRRRFILEVTREVRKAIGKDKILGVKLNSADFQKGGFTNEESMTVVQELEKEAIDFLEISGGTYEASAMIGDGQKESSKKREAYFLDYAQKVRKLVKLPLLLTGGFRTAKAMQEALAEGCVDLIGLARPLAVEPDLPSRILASNADARPAERHRVGIAMFDGFVELMWHTHQLHRMGAGKDPDLKRGAWPTLLAGLWENVWNSFRLKRSN, encoded by the coding sequence ATGACAATAAAATTAAGTGACAAGCTAACCTTTGCTTGTGGAATAGCATTACCTAACCGACTAGTAAAATCTGCAATGAGTGAGCAATTAGGTGATTATAGCAATAAACCTACAACAGAATTGGTAAGGCTTTATCAACGATGGGCTGATGGGGGGCTTGGATTAAGTATTACAGGAAATGTAATGATTGACCGCCGAGCTTTAGGAGAACCTTGTAATGTTGTTGTAGAAAGTGAAGAAGATTTAGCAAAGTTATCTGAATGGGCAAAAGTAGGGAAATCTAAGGGAGGGCATATCATAATGCAAATTAATCATCCTGGCAGACAATCACCTACTTTTGTTTCTTCACAACCTGTCGCTCCTTCTCCTGTGCCAGTTAATGTTGGTAGAGGAATGTTTGCTATTCCAAGAGCATTAACAGAAGAAGAAATCTTAAATTTAATTAAGCGATTTGCTAATACGGCTCGAATAGCTGTAAAAGCGGGGTTTTCAGGAGTTCAAATTCATGCCGCACATGGATACTTGATTAGTCAATTTCTTTCGCCTCTAACTAATTTGCGAATAGATGATTGGGGAGGAAGCGCAGAAAACCGACGACGATTTATCTTAGAAGTAACTAGAGAGGTACGCAAAGCTATAGGTAAAGACAAAATTTTGGGTGTTAAGCTAAATTCTGCCGATTTTCAAAAAGGTGGTTTTACTAATGAAGAATCTATGACAGTTGTACAAGAATTAGAAAAAGAAGCTATAGATTTTTTAGAAATCTCTGGTGGAACTTATGAAGCTTCAGCAATGATAGGCGATGGACAGAAAGAAAGCTCTAAGAAACGAGAAGCTTATTTTTTAGATTATGCTCAAAAGGTTCGTAAACTTGTTAAATTACCACTACTTTTAACGGGAGGGTTTCGCACGGCTAAGGCTATGCAAGAAGCTTTAGCTGAAGGATGTGTAGATTTAATAGGGTTAGCGCGACCTTTGGCCGTTGAACCCGATCTGCCTTCTAGAATTTTAGCTAGCAACGCTGATGCTCGTCCAGCAGAACGTCACCGAGTAGGAATAGCAATGTTTGACGGTTTTGTAGAATTAATGTGGCATACTCATCAACTTCACAGAATGGGCGCAGGTAAAGATCCTGATCTTAAACGAGGGGCATGGCCTACTTTGTTGGCTGGACTTTGGGAAAATGTTTGGAACTCTTTTCGCTTAAAACGTAGTAATTAA
- a CDS encoding cobalamin B12-binding domain-containing protein, with the protein MSDYKIRVLIAKPGLDGHDRGAKVVARALRDAGMEVIYTGLRQTPEQIVTAALQEDVDAIGISILSGAHMTLFPKIVELAHEKGLDDILIFGGGIIPDEDIAKLKELGVSEIFTPGASTDDAVKFLRENVKPRE; encoded by the coding sequence ATGTCAGATTATAAAATTCGTGTATTAATTGCTAAACCTGGCCTAGATGGTCATGATCGTGGTGCTAAGGTTGTAGCTCGCGCTCTTAGAGATGCAGGAATGGAAGTAATTTATACAGGTCTTCGCCAAACTCCAGAGCAAATTGTTACAGCAGCACTTCAAGAAGACGTTGATGCTATTGGCATTTCAATTCTTTCTGGCGCACATATGACATTATTCCCTAAAATCGTTGAACTAGCTCATGAAAAAGGCTTAGACGATATTTTAATTTTTGGTGGCGGAATTATCCCTGATGAAGACATTGCTAAGCTTAAAGAATTAGGTGTATCAGAAATATTTACACCTGGTGCATCAACAGATGATGCAGTAAAATTCTTACGTGAAAATGTGAAACCCCGTGAATAA
- a CDS encoding alpha/beta fold hydrolase translates to MEIKDILELLGQTIDTIESSRESVNNRCKREFYRGVVRVVNAMKLLTGSKYLTRFERTPSEVVMSDRQFNLKRFWQDYQDSHYTPILFIPPLMVTPQIYDLRPRHSFVRHLMNYDFDVFMLDFGAPTKRDKTICLDDYVRNIGQAINRICELTASPNVSLIGYSMGGIFSNIFAALDEGDQVKNIVALGSPCDISRWPTYGELAKTINQPINWIADTLEGVPAYVSRGMFEMMKPLNTITLPANLMFNLWDEEYIEGYEAMEKWFDDFVTYPRDAFKQFFNEIITQNKLFTGKLIIRDKKVDLGKIKAAYLVLAGKQDFLGHPESVRPIIDVISSKDKTYYEVSGGHLGMLAGKGSSDTWEFIAQWLMARSKRKSKLKAYSKLSGSNGKTDLNNITQKVPVKKKKLNSAKSIS, encoded by the coding sequence GTGGAAATAAAAGATATTTTAGAACTGTTGGGACAAACTATAGACACCATAGAGTCTTCAAGGGAAAGTGTAAATAATCGTTGTAAAAGAGAATTTTACCGGGGTGTTGTTCGTGTAGTTAATGCAATGAAACTCTTAACAGGAAGCAAATATTTGACTAGGTTTGAGCGTACACCATCCGAAGTTGTAATGAGTGATCGACAATTTAACTTAAAACGATTTTGGCAAGACTATCAAGACTCTCATTATACTCCTATTTTATTTATTCCTCCTCTAATGGTTACACCTCAAATCTATGATCTACGTCCAAGACATAGTTTTGTTAGACACCTGATGAATTATGATTTTGATGTTTTTATGCTGGATTTTGGCGCACCTACTAAACGCGATAAAACTATTTGCCTAGATGATTATGTACGCAATATTGGACAAGCTATTAATCGGATCTGTGAATTAACTGCCTCACCTAACGTTAGTCTAATTGGTTATAGTATGGGAGGAATATTTAGCAATATTTTTGCTGCTTTAGATGAAGGCGATCAAGTTAAAAATATTGTTGCACTTGGATCCCCTTGTGACATTAGCCGCTGGCCTACTTATGGAGAACTAGCAAAAACTATTAACCAGCCGATCAATTGGATTGCAGATACTTTGGAAGGTGTTCCAGCCTATGTATCAAGGGGTATGTTTGAAATGATGAAGCCTCTTAATACCATCACACTACCTGCAAATTTAATGTTTAACCTTTGGGATGAAGAATATATTGAAGGTTATGAAGCTATGGAAAAATGGTTTGATGACTTTGTTACTTACCCTAGAGACGCATTTAAGCAGTTTTTTAATGAAATAATTACACAAAATAAACTCTTTACAGGTAAGTTAATTATAAGAGATAAAAAGGTTGATCTAGGTAAAATTAAAGCTGCTTATTTAGTGTTAGCTGGAAAACAAGATTTTCTAGGGCATCCTGAATCGGTACGTCCAATAATTGATGTAATTAGCAGCAAAGACAAAACCTACTATGAAGTATCTGGCGGTCATTTAGGTATGTTAGCTGGTAAAGGCTCTAGTGATACTTGGGAATTTATTGCTCAATGGTTAATGGCTAGATCAAAACGAAAATCCAAATTAAAAGCTTATTCTAAACTCAGTGGAAGCAATGGAAAAACTGATCTCAATAATATAACCCAAAAAGTCCCTGTTAAGAAAAAGAAGTTAAATAGTGCAAAATCAATAAGTTAA